The following proteins are encoded in a genomic region of Bosea beijingensis:
- a CDS encoding ROK family protein yields MAKILKSTPADGPNGASQLPSVIVTSYNLEARDEDGFVGDKARRGAIFDHLEELRAAFRETGEDPIDKPSEELKKKDLDAILAGDDAGAAALVHSAIEKYAEALASVVRRFYRFKAWSSVERIVVGGGFRQSRAGELAIGRAAIILRSERHAVDLLPIRNHPDEAGLLGNAHIAPKWMFEAFDSLIAVDIGGSNIRAGIVELRQKKATDLSKARVCSFELWRHADETTKRDAAVKRLGEMIRSQIKEAEKAGLKVAPFIGIGCPGIIQPDGSIDRGAQNLPGNWESSRFNLIDEVRQTVPVIGEHETMVSMHNDAVIQGLSEVPFMQDVKNWGVLTIGTGLGNASYENRTSERGSAP; encoded by the coding sequence ATGGCAAAAATTTTGAAATCCACGCCGGCGGATGGGCCCAACGGAGCATCTCAACTCCCTTCGGTAATCGTCACGAGCTACAATCTTGAAGCCAGGGATGAAGACGGCTTCGTAGGGGACAAAGCGCGTCGTGGCGCGATCTTCGATCACTTGGAGGAACTGCGTGCGGCATTCCGGGAAACCGGCGAGGATCCGATCGATAAGCCAAGCGAAGAGCTGAAAAAGAAGGACTTGGATGCGATATTAGCCGGCGACGATGCCGGTGCGGCAGCTTTGGTGCATAGCGCGATCGAGAAATATGCCGAGGCCTTAGCATCGGTCGTCCGCCGCTTTTACAGATTTAAAGCTTGGTCTTCCGTCGAACGGATAGTTGTCGGCGGCGGCTTTAGGCAGAGCCGAGCCGGCGAGCTCGCTATCGGACGCGCCGCGATCATCCTTCGTAGCGAGCGCCACGCCGTAGATCTTTTGCCGATCCGAAACCACCCCGACGAGGCGGGTTTGCTTGGCAACGCGCACATCGCTCCGAAATGGATGTTCGAGGCCTTTGATAGCTTGATCGCAGTCGACATCGGCGGTTCGAACATTCGTGCCGGCATTGTCGAGTTGCGTCAGAAAAAGGCGACCGATCTAAGTAAGGCGCGTGTTTGCTCTTTCGAGCTGTGGCGTCACGCCGATGAAACTACAAAGCGCGACGCGGCAGTGAAGCGGCTTGGCGAGATGATACGCAGCCAGATTAAAGAAGCCGAAAAGGCTGGGCTCAAAGTTGCTCCATTCATTGGCATCGGATGTCCCGGCATTATTCAGCCGGACGGTAGCATTGATCGGGGAGCTCAAAACCTACCCGGAAACTGGGAAAGCAGCCGGTTCAATTTGATCGACGAGGTCAGGCAAACGGTTCCTGTTATAGGCGAGCACGAAACGATGGTTAGCATGCACAATGACGCCGTCATCCAGGGCCTCAGCGAAGTGCCTTTCATGCAAGACGTTAAAAACTGGGGTGTGCTGACAATCGGTACGGGGCTCGGGAACGCGAGCTACGAGAATCGAACGAGTGAGCGGGGTTCAGCTCCATAG
- a CDS encoding FAD-dependent oxidoreductase yields MNAKRERSRSVWMDVEVAPKAELLRSDHSADVAIVGSGIAGLSVAYELAERGLSVVVLDRGEIAGGMTARTTAHLAPICDDSLAELLSMRGQELARGFQASQNAAVDRIETIQKELGIDCEFRRLDGILFLDPESEESVLDDEVSAAGEIGVTVERGKGLPLRTLEDRPFLRYPDQATFHPLKYLRGVAKALSAKGARLHSDTAVVEVNEKDDRVELKLESGHIVTAGHAVIATNSPIHDLVALHTKQAPYRTYAMGFEIEPGKLDDALYWDTLDPYHYVRLTPGEDGKDIVIVGGEDHKTGEADDADARFAALTSWAKTLIPDLGPERYRWSGQVMDTLDYCGFIGREAGSKRVLVSTGDSGQGITHGVVASLLIPDLILGRENEFAAVYDPDRKPIKAASTYVSENITAVKNFAEYLAPGELSSIDELKPGQGAIVRRGLSKIAAYRTKNGNVIEKSAACTHLGCHLHWNSFEECWDCPCHGSHFAPDGSVLNAPAIRPLADGEASS; encoded by the coding sequence ATGAATGCGAAGCGCGAACGAAGTCGTTCGGTCTGGATGGATGTCGAGGTAGCGCCCAAGGCCGAGCTCCTGAGGTCGGACCATTCCGCCGATGTTGCCATCGTTGGCTCCGGGATCGCGGGCCTGTCCGTTGCCTATGAGTTAGCGGAGCGCGGCCTGTCCGTCGTCGTTCTCGATCGAGGCGAGATCGCCGGCGGCATGACGGCGCGCACCACCGCTCACCTCGCTCCCATTTGCGACGACTCCCTCGCCGAATTGCTATCGATGCGCGGCCAGGAGCTGGCGCGGGGGTTCCAGGCCAGCCAGAACGCAGCCGTCGATCGCATCGAGACCATTCAGAAGGAGCTTGGGATCGACTGCGAGTTCAGGCGCCTCGACGGGATCCTCTTTCTCGATCCCGAAAGCGAGGAGAGCGTCCTCGACGATGAGGTTTCGGCAGCGGGAGAAATTGGCGTCACCGTGGAGCGCGGGAAGGGCCTGCCCCTGCGCACACTGGAGGATCGACCATTCCTGCGGTACCCGGATCAGGCGACCTTCCACCCGTTGAAGTATCTACGGGGCGTGGCCAAGGCGCTGAGCGCGAAGGGCGCGCGTCTCCATTCCGACACGGCCGTCGTCGAGGTGAACGAGAAGGACGACCGGGTCGAGCTAAAGCTTGAGTCGGGCCACATCGTCACGGCCGGCCATGCCGTGATCGCGACGAATTCCCCGATTCACGACCTCGTCGCCCTGCACACGAAGCAAGCGCCCTATAGAACCTACGCCATGGGCTTCGAGATCGAGCCCGGGAAGCTCGACGACGCCCTCTACTGGGATACCCTGGACCCCTATCACTACGTCCGCCTCACACCCGGCGAGGATGGTAAGGATATCGTGATCGTGGGTGGCGAGGATCACAAGACAGGCGAGGCCGATGACGCCGACGCGCGTTTTGCCGCCCTCACCTCCTGGGCCAAGACCCTCATCCCGGATCTCGGTCCCGAGCGCTATCGCTGGTCTGGCCAGGTCATGGACACGCTCGACTACTGCGGCTTCATCGGGCGGGAGGCGGGAAGCAAACGCGTGCTCGTTTCCACGGGCGACTCCGGGCAAGGCATCACCCACGGCGTCGTTGCCAGCTTGCTGATCCCGGACCTCATCCTGGGTCGCGAGAACGAGTTCGCCGCAGTTTACGACCCCGACCGCAAGCCCATCAAGGCAGCGTCGACCTATGTGAGTGAAAACATAACGGCGGTGAAGAACTTCGCTGAATATCTCGCACCGGGTGAGCTGTCCTCGATCGATGAACTGAAGCCGGGGCAAGGGGCGATCGTCCGAAGAGGGCTAAGCAAGATCGCGGCCTACCGAACCAAGAACGGGAACGTCATCGAGAAGTCGGCGGCGTGCACGCATCTGGGCTGCCACCTGCACTGGAACTCGTTCGAGGAATGCTGGGACTGCCCCTGTCACGGATCGCATTTCGCGCCGGACGGCAGCGTCCTCAACGCCCCGGCCATCAGACCGCTCGCGGATGGCGAGGCTTCGTCATGA
- a CDS encoding VOC family protein — MIHHVSLGTNDVARSRKFYDAVLGVLGLSLLKASEDSADYGVSTVVFSLETPVNGKPASAGNGVHIAFDAGGRRKVDEFHRVALLHGGSDAGAPGLRPEYDPNYYGAFVLDPDGNKIEAVTHHGK, encoded by the coding sequence ATGATCCATCACGTCTCGCTCGGCACCAATGACGTGGCCCGGAGCAGGAAGTTCTATGATGCCGTGCTCGGGGTGCTCGGACTGAGCCTCCTCAAGGCTTCGGAGGACTCCGCGGATTACGGGGTGTCCACCGTCGTCTTCAGCCTGGAGACGCCCGTCAACGGCAAGCCCGCCTCCGCGGGGAACGGGGTTCATATCGCGTTCGACGCTGGCGGTCGGCGCAAGGTCGACGAGTTTCATCGCGTCGCTCTGTTGCACGGCGGGTCGGATGCGGGCGCGCCCGGCCTGCGACCGGAATACGACCCCAACTATTACGGCGCCTTCGTCCTCGACCCGGACGGAAACAAGATCGAAGCCGTCACGCATCACGGGAAATGA
- a CDS encoding arginase family protein encodes MTIQIIQIPYDSGHRGQRMGRGPLHLVEAGLIERLREPVTIVPVQLTASTDFPTEIGSAFELHRALAASVTLASKSGDLPLILSGNCNASLGTVAGLQSAGLLSGLGVIWFDGHGDSDTPDTFTGDFLDAMGLSTLTGRCWQALCATVPGFRPLSDETVLLIGGHAADDGAIGVLKASGIGWQHSETLRTASLAKSLAPTLSRMAQAGVTRVYLHLDVDVLDARYAAANEFARAGGLFPEHVAECLQLILERFDIAAAGVASYDPSLDKEGLVGEFATSFLEAVAQAHRAVRTNAKSSNAVATRATRTE; translated from the coding sequence ATGACAATCCAGATCATCCAGATCCCATACGATAGTGGACACCGCGGTCAGCGGATGGGCCGCGGACCGCTCCATCTCGTTGAGGCTGGTCTGATCGAGAGGCTACGCGAGCCGGTTACCATCGTTCCGGTGCAACTTACGGCATCGACTGACTTTCCAACCGAGATCGGCAGCGCCTTTGAGCTGCATCGCGCCCTGGCCGCTTCCGTGACGCTGGCTTCCAAGAGCGGGGACCTCCCGCTCATTCTGTCGGGAAACTGCAACGCGTCCCTTGGAACCGTCGCCGGTCTCCAGAGCGCAGGGCTCCTATCGGGCCTCGGTGTCATCTGGTTCGACGGCCATGGCGACAGCGATACCCCGGATACGTTCACCGGCGATTTTCTAGACGCGATGGGATTGAGCACGCTGACGGGACGCTGCTGGCAGGCTCTATGCGCGACAGTGCCGGGCTTTCGACCGCTAAGCGACGAAACAGTTTTGCTGATCGGCGGACATGCCGCGGATGACGGAGCCATCGGTGTCCTAAAAGCTTCCGGGATTGGTTGGCAGCACTCAGAGACCCTGCGGACGGCTTCACTCGCGAAGTCGCTGGCGCCGACGCTGAGCAGGATGGCCCAAGCGGGCGTCACCCGCGTGTACCTCCACCTCGATGTCGACGTATTGGACGCTCGTTATGCAGCTGCAAACGAGTTCGCGCGCGCTGGCGGGTTGTTTCCCGAACACGTGGCGGAATGCCTCCAATTGATCCTGGAAAGGTTTGACATCGCGGCGGCCGGCGTCGCCTCGTACGACCCGAGCTTAGACAAAGAGGGCTTGGTCGGCGAGTTTGCGACCAGCTTCCTGGAGGCGGTGGCCCAAGCTCATCGGGCCGTTCGCACGAACGCAAAGTCATCAAACGCAGTCGCTACCCGGGCTACCCGAACAGAGTGA
- a CDS encoding DUF2269 family protein translates to MTYLLLKYLHLLGAIVLIGTGAGIAFFMVMAHFTGNVSKIAGVARIVVIADFVFTASAVIAQPITGVLLAREAGYDLSEGWIVLSIILYIVIGMFWLPVVVMQMRIRDIAEGAERAGTALPPRYRVLFWTWFVFGFPAFGAILAILWLMMARPPVTLFG, encoded by the coding sequence ATGACGTATTTGCTCCTCAAGTATCTTCACCTTCTGGGCGCCATCGTGCTGATCGGAACCGGGGCCGGGATCGCCTTCTTCATGGTGATGGCCCACTTCACCGGGAATGTGAGCAAGATCGCCGGTGTCGCTCGGATCGTCGTCATTGCCGATTTCGTCTTCACCGCCAGCGCTGTCATCGCTCAGCCGATTACAGGTGTTCTCCTTGCTCGTGAGGCGGGCTACGACCTGTCTGAAGGGTGGATCGTGCTGTCGATCATCCTCTACATCGTCATCGGGATGTTCTGGCTTCCCGTCGTGGTCATGCAGATGCGCATACGCGATATCGCCGAGGGAGCCGAGCGCGCAGGAACCGCCTTGCCCCCGCGATACCGTGTGCTGTTCTGGACCTGGTTCGTGTTCGGGTTTCCCGCCTTCGGCGCGATCCTGGCCATCCTGTGGCTGATGATGGCCAGGCCACCGGTCACTCTGTTCGGGTAG
- a CDS encoding SDR family oxidoreductase, with translation MARIAVIGATGLIGTNIAVALATRSRVLGISRHVEDAARRHPTIEWKTAEIGRTSSAEWARLLTGVTAVVNCAGALQDGPTDDLAGTHHIGVADLVAGCSAAGVRRFVHFSAMGVDSATPTRFSATKRAGDDVLSASALEWVILRPSVVLGPAAYGASALIRGLASLPYLPVMPNTGALRPVALEDVVATVAFFVVPGAPTRLALELAGPERFEFVELVRLYRRWLGLPPAVEFALPSWLATLAYRSGDFAGRLGWRPPVRSTARLEVARGATGDDSDWKRLTRIEPSRIGQTLEARPASVQDRWFATLYLLKPVIIASLALFWIGSGLASLGPGLPTGVALMGQGGVTGLWANLAIVGGGLADLSIGAGIAFRRTARPAMLAGIAVSLAYALAGSFVTPWLWFDPLAPLLKIAPVIALMMVGLATLRDR, from the coding sequence GTGGCCCGTATTGCCGTCATCGGAGCCACGGGGCTGATCGGGACGAACATTGCCGTCGCATTGGCCACACGCAGCCGGGTTTTGGGCATATCCCGTCACGTCGAGGATGCCGCCCGACGCCATCCGACGATCGAATGGAAGACCGCAGAAATTGGACGCACGAGTTCTGCCGAATGGGCGCGTCTGCTGACAGGCGTCACGGCGGTTGTGAACTGCGCTGGCGCTCTTCAGGACGGTCCCACGGACGACCTGGCAGGAACCCATCACATCGGAGTGGCTGACTTGGTTGCGGGTTGCAGCGCGGCGGGCGTCAGGCGTTTCGTCCATTTCTCGGCAATGGGGGTCGATAGCGCGACGCCGACGCGGTTCTCGGCAACCAAGCGGGCGGGCGACGACGTGCTTTCCGCGAGCGCACTGGAATGGGTCATCCTGCGTCCGTCGGTCGTTCTGGGCCCTGCCGCCTACGGCGCCAGCGCGCTTATCCGCGGGCTTGCGAGCCTCCCGTACTTGCCCGTCATGCCGAATACAGGAGCGCTCAGACCGGTCGCCCTCGAGGACGTCGTCGCGACGGTCGCGTTCTTCGTTGTGCCCGGGGCACCGACGCGGCTCGCGTTGGAACTCGCCGGGCCGGAACGCTTCGAGTTCGTCGAACTTGTTCGCCTTTACCGGAGATGGCTTGGTCTGCCGCCGGCGGTCGAGTTCGCTCTACCGAGCTGGCTGGCGACCCTTGCGTATCGAAGCGGCGATTTCGCCGGCCGGCTGGGCTGGCGACCGCCCGTGCGCAGCACGGCAAGGCTGGAGGTCGCGCGAGGCGCGACCGGCGATGATTCGGACTGGAAGCGTCTCACGAGAATCGAACCCAGTCGCATCGGTCAAACCCTCGAAGCCCGACCCGCATCGGTGCAGGACCGTTGGTTCGCCACGCTCTATCTCCTGAAGCCCGTGATCATCGCCAGCCTCGCCTTATTCTGGATTGGCTCCGGATTGGCCTCGCTCGGTCCCGGCCTGCCGACCGGCGTGGCCTTGATGGGGCAGGGCGGCGTCACCGGTCTTTGGGCGAATCTCGCCATCGTCGGCGGCGGCCTCGCCGATCTCTCGATCGGGGCGGGAATAGCGTTCCGGAGGACCGCGCGCCCAGCGATGCTGGCCGGGATAGCCGTGTCCCTCGCCTACGCTCTGGCAGGGTCCTTCGTGACGCCGTGGTTGTGGTTCGATCCGTTGGCGCCGCTTCTGAAGATCGCCCCGGTCATTGCATTGATGATGGTCGGTCTCGCCACCTTGAGGGATCGCTGA
- a CDS encoding DUF6766 family protein, whose protein sequence is MRHLLRDNGLTLALSAMFLVSLIGMALTGHASRNQELVEHGQAALGLGAYLSGGTFLSALFENWESEFLQMAVYVVLTAMLFQRGSAESRDPDDPERDGDEVPWRDRHPILAWLYERSLGIALAVLFIISFVLHWWFSMVAANQEAALHGRAPQSALEYLGDSELWFESFQNWQSEFLSTAMLVVLSIFLRHRGSPESKPAAAGNDETGA, encoded by the coding sequence ATGCGGCACCTCCTTCGCGATAACGGCCTCACGCTTGCACTCTCCGCGATGTTCCTTGTCTCCCTGATAGGGATGGCCCTGACCGGGCATGCATCCCGCAACCAAGAACTTGTGGAACATGGTCAAGCTGCACTCGGATTGGGGGCCTACCTTTCCGGAGGCACGTTCCTCTCGGCCCTGTTCGAGAACTGGGAGAGCGAGTTCCTGCAGATGGCGGTTTACGTCGTCCTGACCGCAATGCTTTTCCAGCGGGGCTCGGCGGAGTCACGCGATCCGGACGACCCCGAGCGCGACGGAGACGAAGTTCCTTGGCGCGACCGCCATCCGATCCTCGCCTGGCTCTACGAACGATCGCTCGGCATCGCCCTCGCCGTTCTCTTTATAATTTCGTTCGTCCTCCACTGGTGGTTCAGCATGGTCGCTGCCAATCAAGAGGCGGCGCTTCATGGCCGGGCACCTCAGTCGGCGCTCGAATACCTCGGCGACTCCGAGCTTTGGTTCGAATCCTTCCAGAACTGGCAGTCGGAGTTTCTCTCGACGGCCATGCTGGTTGTATTGTCGATATTCCTACGGCACCGCGGCTCTCCCGAATCCAAACCGGCGGCCGCAGGCAATGACGAGACCGGCGCGTGA
- a CDS encoding NAD(P)/FAD-dependent oxidoreductase: MSEALDCLIIGGGPAGLTAAIYLARFHLSVTVIDDGNSRARQIPCTHNHAGFPEGIAGADLLDRMRDQALKYGARFLDGHVDELVTGPLGFVCRGREVSGSARTVLLATGVTNRRPDIPEAVHDEALRTGRLRYCPVCDGYEVTDQNVCVIGRGARALTEAIFLRSFTDRVTLILDPNAELTEQDFSRVGAVGIVIVRGQPSDFVLHETAIHVSVGPRRMSFDTVYPALGSDIHSKLAAAVGAVLTDEGCIKVDAHQRTNVPGLYAAGDVVVGLDQISHAMGEAGVAATTIRNDLATAKPMLR, translated from the coding sequence ATGTCGGAAGCCCTCGACTGCCTGATCATCGGAGGCGGACCTGCGGGACTGACCGCGGCGATATATCTCGCGCGATTCCATCTGTCCGTGACCGTGATCGACGACGGCAACAGTCGCGCGCGTCAGATTCCGTGCACTCACAACCACGCCGGGTTTCCTGAAGGCATCGCAGGGGCCGACCTGCTAGACCGCATGCGTGACCAGGCGCTCAAATACGGAGCCCGCTTCCTCGATGGGCATGTCGACGAACTAGTGACAGGTCCCCTCGGGTTTGTCTGCCGCGGTCGCGAGGTGAGCGGCTCTGCCAGAACCGTGCTTCTCGCAACCGGGGTAACCAACAGGCGACCGGACATTCCCGAGGCCGTTCATGATGAAGCGCTGCGCACGGGCAGGCTGCGCTATTGCCCGGTGTGCGATGGCTATGAAGTGACGGATCAGAACGTCTGTGTCATCGGCCGCGGCGCGCGCGCCCTGACCGAAGCCATCTTCCTAAGATCCTTCACCGATCGGGTCACGCTGATCCTAGATCCGAACGCCGAGTTGACCGAGCAGGATTTTAGCAGGGTCGGCGCGGTCGGCATCGTGATAGTTCGCGGTCAACCGAGTGATTTTGTCCTCCACGAGACCGCGATACACGTCAGCGTAGGTCCGCGGCGGATGTCCTTCGATACTGTCTATCCCGCACTCGGCTCTGACATTCACTCGAAACTAGCGGCGGCCGTCGGCGCAGTATTGACTGACGAGGGGTGCATCAAGGTCGATGCCCACCAGCGCACCAATGTCCCGGGGTTGTACGCCGCCGGCGATGTCGTAGTCGGGCTGGACCAGATCAGCCACGCGATGGGCGAGGCCGGCGTCGCCGCAACGACTATCCGCAATGACTTGGCTACGGCCAAGCCGATGCTGCGCTAA
- a CDS encoding YihY/virulence factor BrkB family protein — MRIPFLVKQASFSALAGLAASLAAVQLYSLLADRPRTGTGRVSSAATDGADADAPTEIPSSGWRDIFLRTYGEVGRDRVLAVAAGVTFYGLLAIFPAIAAFVSLYGLVADPGTVAEQLSAADGMLPGGAIEVVRDQIMRISTGNETKLGFAFVIGLGLSAWSANAGVKAVFDALNVAYGEEEKRSFIRLNLTSLVFTLGILVFAVLAIGAVAAIPVVLDYLYLGGVAEWLIWLGRWPVLVAIMMIGLAALYRFGPSRDDAQWKWVSPGAIFASVAWLLGSVLFSWYVASFEDYNKTYGALGAVIALLMWMWLSATIILVGAELNSEAERQTLRDTTKGSPRPIGLRGADAADNKSGGDRRSDRNQSTQR; from the coding sequence GTGCGCATTCCATTTCTTGTTAAGCAGGCGTCGTTCTCGGCCCTGGCCGGTTTGGCGGCATCGCTAGCGGCCGTACAGCTGTACTCGCTCCTCGCGGACCGTCCTCGCACAGGCACCGGGCGTGTCAGCTCCGCCGCTACTGATGGAGCTGATGCCGACGCGCCTACCGAAATCCCCTCGTCGGGCTGGCGCGATATCTTCTTGCGGACATATGGCGAAGTCGGCAGGGACAGGGTGCTCGCGGTCGCGGCCGGTGTGACCTTCTACGGGCTGCTTGCGATTTTCCCAGCGATTGCGGCCTTCGTATCGCTGTACGGTCTGGTAGCCGATCCGGGAACAGTCGCTGAGCAGCTCTCGGCAGCAGACGGCATGCTTCCTGGTGGCGCGATCGAGGTCGTGCGCGATCAGATCATGCGCATCTCGACGGGAAACGAGACCAAGCTCGGCTTCGCTTTCGTCATCGGTCTAGGGCTATCGGCGTGGAGTGCGAATGCAGGAGTGAAAGCTGTCTTCGACGCGCTCAACGTCGCCTATGGCGAAGAGGAGAAGCGCAGCTTCATCCGACTAAACCTGACCTCGCTCGTTTTCACGCTCGGCATTCTTGTGTTCGCCGTGCTTGCAATCGGCGCGGTGGCCGCCATCCCTGTCGTCCTTGATTACCTCTACCTTGGAGGCGTCGCGGAATGGCTGATATGGCTCGGCCGGTGGCCCGTCTTGGTCGCCATCATGATGATCGGGCTAGCGGCGCTGTACCGCTTCGGGCCGAGCCGTGACGATGCCCAATGGAAATGGGTCAGCCCCGGAGCAATTTTCGCAAGCGTCGCGTGGTTGCTCGGATCGGTTCTGTTCTCTTGGTATGTCGCCAGCTTCGAGGATTACAACAAAACGTACGGCGCGCTTGGCGCCGTGATCGCTCTCCTAATGTGGATGTGGTTGTCAGCGACGATCATTTTGGTCGGTGCCGAACTGAATTCTGAAGCCGAGCGTCAGACCCTCCGCGACACCACCAAAGGCTCACCGCGACCAATCGGGCTTCGCGGCGCAGACGCTGCTGACAACAAGTCCGGTGGCGACCGCCGGTCGGATAGAAACCAGTCCACTCAACGGTGA